In Juglans regia cultivar Chandler chromosome 13, Walnut 2.0, whole genome shotgun sequence, the following proteins share a genomic window:
- the LOC109012421 gene encoding deSI-like protein At4g17486: MKSGPKDGWHSIMPPCFGGKSATRFCIFPKVKSTRYSPGNSPVYLNVYDLTPVNGYVYWAGLGIFHSGVEVQGIEYAFGAHDYPTSGVFEVEPRQCPGFKFRKSIYMGTTCLDPVQVREFMESQSANYNGDTYHLIAKNCNHFCEDICYKLTGNRMPRWVNRLARIGSLCNCILPEALKSTTVCHDPDFQEDDNEKKKLRSVFSCLSSISMHQKEVSVSSLFLHSHYKGCLPPWELKRSRTGSLKEQ, from the exons ATGAAATCAGGACCAAAGGATGGCTGGCATTCTATTATGCCTCCTTGTTTCGGAGGCAAATCGGCCACACGCTTCTGCATATTCCCAAAAGTGAAGTCAACAAGATATAGTCCAGGCAATTCACCTGTCTATCTGAATGTGTACGATTTGACACCTGTAAATGGCTATGTCTATTGGGCAGGCCTGGGTATCTTTCATTCTGGAGTGGAAG TTCAGGGGATTGAATATGCATTTGGAGCTCATGACTACCCAACAAGCGGTGTCTTTGAGGTTGAACCTCGGCAGTGCCCTGGCTTCAAGTTTAGAAAGTCAATATATATGGGGACAACATGCTTAGATCCTGTCCAGGTTAGAGAGTTCATGGAGAGCCAGTCAGCAAACTATAATGGTGATACATATCACTTGATTGCTAAGAACTGCAATCATTTCTGTGAGGATATATGTTACAAGCTGACTGGTAACCGAATGCCAAGATGGGTAAACAGACTTGCAAGAATAG GTTCACTGTGCAACTGCATACTCCCTGAGGCCCTTAAATCTACCACTGTATGCCATGACCCTGACTTCCAAGAAGATGacaatgaaaagaagaaactgAGGAGCGTCTTCAGCTGCCTGTCATCAATATCCATGCATCAGAAGGAAGTATCAGTGTCATCCTTGTTTCTGCATTCTCACTACAAGGGCTGTTTACCACCATGGGAGTTGAAGAGGTCTAGAACTGGTTCATTGAAGGAACAGTGa
- the LOC109012420 gene encoding arabinosyltransferase RRA3-like has translation MIGRRDGFSMRNTTHSLPKSRVTIGVAIGVGILFGCVFAFLFPHGLFLSAPIITHRHSKSDNAQVGSASCESSERVDMLKSEFVAASEKNAELKKQIRELTEKLILAEQRKDQAQKQVLVLGKQQKAGGFGTVKGLRTFPTVVPDESVNTRLAKILEKVAVERELIVALANSNVKDMLEVWFTNIKRIGIPNYLVVALDEEISRFCKSKDVPEYKRDSDEGIDSVARTGGNHAVSGLKFRILREFLQLGYSVLLSDVDIVYLQNPFPYLYRDSDVESMTDGHDNGTAYGYNDVFDEPAMGWARYAHTMRMWVYNSGFFYIRPTIPSIELLDRVASRLSREPNSWDQAVFNEELFFPSHPGYDGLHAARRTMDFYLFMNSKVLFKTVRRDAKLSKFKPVIVHVNYHPDKLPRMKAIVEFYVRGKQDALEPFPDGSDW, from the exons ATGATTGGCCGGAGAGATGGGTTCTCGATGCGAAACACGACGCATTCGCTCCCCAAATCGAGGGTCACAATCGGCGTAGCCATCGGAGTGGGAATCCTCTTTGGTTGCGTCTTCGCCTTCTTGTTCCCTCATGGTCTCTTCCTCTCAGCCCCTATTATCACTCACCGCCACTCCAAATCTGACAATGCACAG GTTGGTTCAGCCTCATGTGAATCGTCCGAACGGGTGGACATGCTGAAATCAGAGTTTGTGGCAGCATCAGAGAAAAATGCCGagttgaaaaaacaaatcaggGAGCTTACTGAAAAACTTATATTAGCTGAACAAAGGAAAGATCAGGCGCAGAAGCAGGTTCTTGTGTTGGGTAAACAACAGAAAGCTGGAGGTTTTGGTACTGTGAAGGGATTAAGAACCTTCCCTACTGTTGTCCCTGATGAATCTGTGAATACAAGACTGGCTAAGATATTAGAGAAAGTTGCTGTTGAAAGAGAGCTCATAGTTGCTCTTGCAAACTCAAATGTGAAGGACATGCTGGAGGTCTGGTTCACTAATATTAAGAGAATAGGTATACCCAATTATCTGGTTGTTGCTTTGGATGAGGAGATTTCAAGGTTCTGTAAGTCAAAGGATGTCCCGGAGTATAAAAGAGACTCGGATGAAGGTATTGATTCAGTTGCAAGGACCGGAGGGAACCATGCTGTTTCAGGGTTGAAATTTCGTATTCTCAGGGAGTTCTTGCAGCTAGGATATAGTGTCCTTCTATCGGATGTTGATATTGTTTATTTGCAGAATCCTTTTCCTTATCTTTATCGTGATTCTGATGTGGAGTCCATGACTGATGGTCACGATAATGGGACGGCTTATGGTTATAATGATGTCTTTGATGAACCTGCAATGGGGTGGGCTCGATATGCCCATACCATGCGGATGTGGGTTTATAACTCTGGTTTCTTCTATATCAGACCGACAATCCCATCAATTGAGCTTCTAGATCGTGTAGCCAGTCGTCTTTCTAGGGAGCCAAACTCTTGGGACCAGGCAGTTTTTAACGAGGAGCTCTTTTTCCCTTCACATCCTGGGTATGATGGGCTTCATGCTGCCAGGAGAACTATGGATTTCTATCTTTTCATGAATAGCAAAGTTCTCTTCAAGACTGTGAGGAGAGATGCTAAACTGAGCAAGTTCAAACCAGTAATTGTTCATGTAAATTACCACCCTGATAAGCTTCCTCGTATGAAAGCTATAGTGGAATTTTATGTTCGTGGAAAGCAGGATGCCCTGGAGCCCTTCCCTGATGGTTCAGATTGGTAA
- the LOC109012061 gene encoding polyol transporter 5-like has protein sequence MADLRYQNNVILAGQPPKSLEDFDPPKKPGRNMYAIACATLASMTSVLLGYDIGVMSGAIIYIQKDLKISDLQVEVLAGILNLYCLIGSCAAGRTSDWIGRRYTIVVAQVIFFIGAIFMGLATNYAFLMVGRFVAGVGVGFALMIAPVYTAEVSPASTRGFLTSFPEVFINLGILLGYVSNYGFSKLPTNLGWRLMLGVGVVPSVILGIVVLGMPESPRWLVMQGRLGDAKKVLDKTSDSREEADTRLADIKGAAGIPENCTDDIVPVPKQNHGEDVWKELFLHPTPAVRHALIAGVGIHFFQQITGIDSVVLYGPRIFEKAGIESTDHKLLATMAVGFTKTIFILVATFLLDRIGRRPLLLSSVAGMIFSLAMLGTGMTIVEHSDTKLTWAVALCIAMVLAFVALFSIGMGPITWVYSSEIFPLRLRAQGTSIGVAVNRVTSGVISMTFLSLSRGITFGGAFFLYASIATVSWFFFYFMLPETQGRTLEDMEGLFGNFGWKFAEFKKEKKHQNHDLNKEFRSTGNGNDRGQIQLSTNGQM, from the exons ATGGCTGACCTGAGATAtcaaaataatgtcattttAGCTGGCCAACCCCCGAAATCTCTGGAGGATTTTGATCCTCCAAAGAAACCCGGAAGGAACATGTACGCTATTGCTTGTGCTACTTTGGCCTCCATGACTTCCGTCTTACTGGGTTATG ATATTGGAGTAATGAGTGGAGCAATAATTTACATCCAAAAAGATCTCAAGATTTCGGACTTGCAGGTCGAAGTCCTCGCCGGGATACTTAACCTCTACTGCCTCATCGGTTCCTGCGCCGCTGGCAGAACCTCCGACTGGATAGGCCGCCGCTACACCATCGTGGTAGCCCAAGTCATCTTTTTCATCGGAGCTATCTTCATGGGCTTGGCCACTAACTACGCCTTTCTCATGGTTGGCCGTTTCGTTGCCGGCGTCGGCGTCGGTTTCGCCCTCATGATCGCCCCAGTCTACACCGCGGAGGTCTCTCCGGCATCCACTCGTGGTTTCCTCACCTCCTTCCCTGAG GTCTTCATCAATCTTGGGATATTGCTGGGGTACGTTTCGAACTACGGTTTCTCTAAGCTCCCAACTAATTTGGGTTGGCGGCTGATGCTGGGCGTGGGTGTAGTCCCCTCTGTTATACTCGGTATCGTCGTTTTAGGCATGCCAGAGTCACCAAGGTGGCTGGTTATGCAGGGTCGACTCGGTGACGCGAAGAAAGTCCTTGATAAAACCTCAGACTCCAGAGAGGAGGCCGATACAAGACTAGCAGACATTAAAGGAGCAGCTGGTATTCCTGAAAATTGCACAGATGACATCGTTCCGGTGCCTAAACAGAACCATGGTGAGGATGTGTGGAAAGAATTATTTCTCCATCCTACACCGGCGGTTCGCCACGCCTTAATCGCAGGTGTAGGAATCCATTTCTTCCAACAAATAACGGGTATCGACTCTGTAGTTTTGTATGGCCCGAGAATCTTTGAGAAGGCTGGAATCGAGTCGACGGACCACAAGCTACTCGCGACGATGGCCGTTGGGTTCACCAAGACCATTTTCATCTTGGTGGCTACGTTTTTGCTGGACAGGATTGGACGGAGACCCTTACTCCTCAGCAGTGTTGCTGGTATGATTTTTTCTCTTGCAATGCTCGGAACGGGCATGACGATCGTCGAACACTCGGATACAAAATTAACGTGGGCAGTGGCTCTATGCATTGCCATGGTTCTAGCATTCGTTGCACTCTTCTCCATCGGGATGGGGCCCATCACGTGGGTATACAGCTCAGAGATCTTCCCGTTGAGGCTACGAGCGCAGGGCACTAGTATCGGAGTGGCGGTGAATCGGGTGACGAGTGGGGTCATCTCCATGACTTTCCTATCGCTGAGCCGTGGAATCACCTTCGGTGGGGCATTCTTTCTCTACGCGTCGATTGCCACGGTATCATGGTTCTTCTTTTACTTCATGCTACCGGAGACACAAGGTCGAACCCTCGAGGACATGGAGGGGTTGTTCGGAAATTTCGGATGGAAGTTTGCTGAAttcaagaaggagaagaagcaTCAAAATCATGACCTGAACAAGGAATTCAGGAGTACTGGTAATGGGAATGATAGAGGTCAAATTCAGTTAAGTACTAATGGGCAGatgtaa
- the LOC109012068 gene encoding uncharacterized protein LOC109012068 → MGLKLNFTPINCILTRKPSKQRLAASQSRRFPPIYFLLHTLGLSQEELFLWLPVKDIIVNDPSSRLILFDIGVAHKQLSLSLFEKLPVCKPQDLVLERDGKNKMRFQAQR, encoded by the exons AtgggtttaaaattaaatttcacaCCGATCAATTGTATTttgacacgtaagccatctaaACAAAGACTTGCTGCATCTCAAAGCAGGCGATTCCCTCCCATCTATTTCCTTCTCCACACGTTGGGCTTGTCTCAGGAAGAACTCTTTCTATGGCTTCCGGTTAAGGATATCATTGTTAACGATCCATCTTCAAGGCTCATTTTGTTTGATATTGGTGTTGCTCATAAAcagctctccctttctctctttgaAAAACTTCCAGTTTGTAAACCTCAAG ACTTGGTATTGGAGAGGGATGGGAAGAACAAGATGAGATTTCAAGCTCAGAGATGA
- the LOC109012062 gene encoding polyol transporter 5-like, which yields MIGMADRKTENNAISEPQKSNIVDFDPPKKPKNNSYVIACAVSASMTSVLLGYDFGVISGAILYIKEDLKITDVQVEILVGILNLYCLIGSFAAGRTSDWIGRRYTIVVAQAIFFAGAILMGFATSYAFLMVGRFVAGIAVGYGLMVAPVYTAEISPTSSRGFLTSFTEVFINGGILLGYVSNYAFSKLPTHLGWRMMLGAGAIPAIIIGLLALGMPESPRWLVMQGRLGDAKLVLDKISDSKEEAEIRLAGIKRVAGISEDCIDNVVPVPKQSDGKYLWKDLILHPTPSVRHALIAAVGIHFFQQVSGIASIVLYSPRIFEKAGITSTNDKLLATVAVGFAKTMFILVGTFLLDKIGRRPLLLSSITGMIISLATLGIGLTIIEKSDQKLMWAVALCIATVLAYVSFFSIGVGPVTWVYSSEILPLRLRSHGVSIAVAVSTSTSAVISMTFLSLGKWITTGGAFFLYTSFAIVSCFFFYFMLPETQGRTLEDMEGLFGNLGWKLSKLMKKKQNEGAAM from the exons ATGATCGGGATGGCTGACCGGAAAACTGAAAATAATGCCATTTCCGAACCCCAGAAGAGTAATATTGTGGATTTTGATCCGCCAAAGAAACCAAAGAATAACAGTTATGTTATTGCTTGTGCTGTTTCGGCCTCCATGACTTCCGTCTTACTGGGCTACG ATTTTGGAGTAATTAGCGGAgcaatattatacataaaagaaGACCTGAAAATCACCGACGTACAGGTCGAAATCCTCGTCGGAATCCTTAACCTCTACTGCCTCATTGGCTCATTTGCCGCCGGCCGAACCTCTGACTGGATTGGCCGCCGCTACACCATCGTGGTAGCCCAAGCTATCTTCTTCGCCGGAGCTATCCTCATGGGCTTTGCCACCAGCTATGCCTTTCTCATGGTCGGTCGCTTTGTTGCCGGTATCGCTGTTGGCTACGGGCTCATGGTTGCTCCGGTCTATACTGCTGAAATCTCTCCAACCTCGTCTCGTGGTTTCCTAACCTCGTTCACCGAG GTCTTCATCAATGGTGGGATATTGTTGGGATACGTTTCGAACTATGCTTTCTCTAAGCTCCCAACTCACTTGGGTTGGCGAATGATGCTCGGAGCAGGTGCTATCCCCGCCATTATAATCGGCCTCCTTGCTTTAGGCATGCCTGAGTCACCAAGGTGGTTAGTCATGCAGGGTCGACTTGGCGACGCAAAGCTAGTCCTTGATAAAATCTCAGACTCTAAAGAGGAGGCGGAGATAAGACTAGCCGGTATCAAAAGAGTCGCCGGCATTTCTGAGGATTGCATTGACAACGTCGTTCCTGTGCCGAAACAAAGTGACGGCAAGTACTTGTGGAAAGACCTGATTCTCCACCCCACACCGTCCGTTCGCCACGCCTTAATCGCAGCTGTCGGTATCCATTTCTTCCAGCAAGTATCAGGTATTGCTTCTATCGTTCTATACAGCCCACGAATATTTGAGAAGGCCGGAATCACGTCGACGAACGACAAGCTATTAGCGACAGTGGCCGTGGGATTCGCCAAGACCATGTTCATCTTGGTTGGCACGTTCCTATTAGACAAGATCGGACGCCGTCCGTTGCTTCTAAGCAGCATAACAGGCATGATTATCTCACTAGCAACCCTCGGAATCGGGTTGACGATCATCGAAAAGTCAGACCAAAAGTTGATGTGGGCGGTGGCTCTGTGCATTGCCACGGTTCTAGCATACGTGTCATTTTTTTCAATAGGAGTGGGGCCCGTCACCTGGGTATACAGCTCGGAGATCTTACCGCTGAGGCTAAGGTCCCATGGAGTGAGCATCGCAGTGGCTGTGAGTACGTCTACGAGTGCTGTAATCTCCATGACCTTTCTCTCACTGGGCAAATGGATCACAACTGGCGGGGCCTTCTTCCTCTACACGTCGTTCGCTATAgtatcttgtttctttttttatttcatgttacCAGAAACACAAGGCAGGACCTTAGAAGACATGGAGGGGTTGTTTGGTAATTTGGGGTGGAAGTTATCCAaattgatgaagaagaagcaaaatGAGGGAGCAGCTATGTAA
- the LOC109012063 gene encoding polyol transporter 5-like has product MADRKTENNAISEPQKSTIVDFDPPKKPKNNSYAIACAVLASMTSVLLGYDFGVISGAILYIKEDLKITDVEVEILVGILNLYCLIGSFAAGRTSDWIGRRYTIVVAQAIFFAGAILMGFATSYAFLMVGRFVAGIAVGYGLMVAPVYTAEISPTSSRGFLTSFTEVFINGGILLGYVSNYAFSKLPTHLGWRMMLGAGAIPAIIIGLLALGMPESPRWLVMQGRLGDAKLVLDKISDSKEEAEIRLAGIKRVAGISEDCIDNVVPVPKQSDGKYLWKDLILHPTPSVRHALIAAVGIHFFQQVSGIDSIVLYSPRIFEKAGITSTNDKLLATVAVGFAKTLLILVATFLLDKIGRRPLLLSSITGMIISLATLGIGLTIIEKSDQKLMWAVALCIAMVLAYVSFFSIGVGPVTWVYSSEILPLRLRSHGVSIAVAVSRLTSAVISMTFLSLGKWITTGGAFFLYTSFAIVSCFFFYFMLPETQGRTLEDMEGLFGNLGWKLSKVMKKKQNEGAAM; this is encoded by the exons ATGGCTGACCGGAAAACTGAAAATAATGCCATTTCTGAACCCCAGAAGAGTACGATTGTGGATTTTGATCCGCCAAAGAAACCAAAGAATAACAGTTATGCTATTGCTTGTGCTGTTTTGGCCTCCATGACTTCCGTCTTACTGGGCTACG ATTTTGGAGTAATAAGCGGAgcaatattatacataaaagaaGACCTGAAAATCACCGACGTAGAGGTCGAAATCCTCGTCGGAATCCTTAACCTCTACTGCCTCATTGGCTCATTTGCCGCCGGCCGAACCTCTGACTGGATTGGCCGCCGCTACACCATCGTGGTAGCCCAAGCCATCTTCTTCGCCGGAGCTATCCTCATGGGCTTTGCCACCAGCTATGCCTTTCTCATGGTCGGTCGCTTTGTTGCCGGTATCGCTGTTGGCTACGGGCTCATGGTTGCTCCGGTCTATACTGCTGAAATCTCTCCAACCTCGTCTCGTGGTTTCCTCACCTCGTTCACCGAG GTCTTCATCAATGGTGGGATATTGTTGGGATACGTTTCGAACTATGCTTTCTCTAAGCTCCCAACTCACTTGGGTTGGCGAATGATGCTCGGAGCAGGTGCTATCCCCGCCATTATAATCGGCCTCCTTGCTTTAGGCATGCCTGAGTCGCCAAGGTGGTTAGTCATGCAGGGTCGACTTGGCGACGCAAAGCTAGTCCTTGATAAAATCTCAGACTCTAAAGAGGAGGCGGAGATAAGACTAGCCGGTATCAAAAGAGTCGCCGGCATTTCTGAGGATTGCATTGACAACGTCGTTCCTGTGCCGAAACAAAGTGACGGCAAGTACTTGTGGAAAGACCTGATTCTCCACCCCACACCGTCCGTTCGCCACGCCTTAATCGCAGCTGTCGGTATCCATTTCTTCCAGCAAGTATCAGGTATTGATTCTATCGTTCTATACAGCCCACGAATATTCGAGAAGGCCGGAATCACGTCGACGAACGACAAGCTATTAGCGACAGTGGCCGTGGGATTCGCCAAGACCCTGCTCATCTTGGTAGCCACGTTCCTATTAGACAAGATCGGACGCCGTCCGTTGCTTCTAAGCAGCATAACAGGCATGATTATCTCACTAGCAACCCTCGGAATCGGGCTGACGATCATCGAAAAGTCAGACCAAAAGTTGATGTGGGCGGTGGCTCTGTGCATTGCCATGGTTCTAGCATACGTGTCATTTTTCTCAATAGGAGTGGGGCCCGTCACATGGGTATACAGCTCGGAGATCTTACCGCTGAGGCTAAGGTCCCATGGAGTGAGCATCGCAGTGGCTGTGAGTAGGTTAACGAGTGCTGTAATCTCCATGACCTTTCTCTCACTGGGCAAATGGATCACAACTGGTGGGGCCTTCTTCCTCTATACGTCGTTCGCTATAgtatcttgtttctttttttatttcatgttacCAGAAACACAAGGCAGGACCTTAGAAGACATGGAGGGGTTGTTTGGTAATTTGGGGTGGAAGTTATCCAAagtgatgaagaagaagcaaaatGAGGGAGCAGCTATGTAA
- the LOC109012064 gene encoding polyol transporter 5-like: protein MADREVENNAISDQPQISTIVDFDPPKKPKRNMYAIACSVLASMTSVLLGYDFGVISGAIIYIKEDLKITDVEVEILVGILNLHCLIGSFAAGRTSDWIGRRYTIMVAQVIFFVGAILMGLATNYAFLMVGRFVVGVAVGFGLMIAPVYTAEVSPASSRGFLTSFTEVFINGGILLGYVSNYAFSKLPTHLGWRLMLGAGAIPAVIIGLVVLALPESPRWLVMQGRLGDAKQVLAKISASKEEAEIRLADIKRVAGISEDCTDDVVLVPKQNHGEDVWKDLVLHPTASVRHALIAAVGIHFFQQSSGIDSVVLYSPRIFEKAGITSTNDKLLATVAVGFTKTIFILVATFLLDRIGRRPLLLTSVAGMILSLATLAIGLTIIDHSDQKLTWAVALCIAMVLAYVAIYSIGLGPITWVYSSEILPLRLRAQGVSIGVAVSRLTSAAISMTFLTLSKGITIGGAFFLYASIATLSWFFFYFMLPETQDRTLEGMEGLFGNFGWKLTKFRKKNDEVT, encoded by the exons ATGGCTGACCGGGAAGTTGAAAATAATGCCATTTCCGACCAACCCCAAATAAGTACTATTGTGGATTTTGATCCTCCAAAGAAACCCAAGAGGAATATGTATGCTATTGCTTGTTCTGTTTTGGCCTCCATGACTTCCGTCTTACTGGGTTatg ATTTTGGAGTAATAAGCGGAGCAATAATCTACATAAAAGAGGACCTGAAAATCACTGACGTCGAGGTGGAAATCCTCGTCGGGATCCTTAACCTTCACTGCCTCATTGGCTCGTTCGCCGCCGGCCGAACCTCCGATTGGATAGGCCGACGCTACACCATCATGGTAGCCCAAGTCATCTTCTTTGTCGGAGCTATCCTCATGGGCCTTGCCACCAACTATGCCTTTCTCATGGTCGGTCGGTTCGTTGTCGGTGTCGCCGTCGGCTTCGGACTCATGATCGCTCCGGTTTATACCGCCGAGGTCTCTCCAGCCTCGTCTCGTGGCTTCCTCACCTCGTTCACCGAG GTCTTCATTAATGGCGGGATATTGCTGGGGTACGTTTCGAACTACGCTTTCTCTAAGCTCCCAACTCACTTGGGTTGGCGTTTGATGCTTGGAGCGGGTGCTATCCCTGCCGTTATAATTGGTCTCGTTGTCTTAGCCCTACCTGAGTCACCAAGGTGGCTGGTCATGCAGGGTCGACTTGGCGACGCTAAGCAAGTCCTCGCTAAAATCTCTGCCTCTAAAGAGGAGGCCGAGATAAGACTAGCCGATATCAAAAGAGTCGCTGGTATTTCTGAAGATTGCACTGACGACGTGGTTCTGGTGCCGAAACAAAATCATGGCGAGGACGTGTGGAAAGACCTAGTTCTCCATCCCACAGCGTCTGTTCGCCACGCCTTAATTGCAGCCGTCGGTATCCATTTCTTCCAACAATCATCAGGTATTGATTCGGTCGTTCTATACAGCCCAAGAATCTTTGAGAAGGCCGGTATCACGTCAACGAACGACAAGTTACTAGCAACGGTGGCCGTAGGATTCACCAAGACCATATTCATCTTAGTGGCCACATTCCTATTAGACAGGATCGGACGCCGACCGTTGCTTCTCACTAGCGTAGCAGGCATGATCCTCTCACTCGCAACCCTTGCAATTGGTCTGACTATCATTGACCACTCAGACCAGAAGCTAACTTGGGCAGTGGCTCTGTGCATTGCCATGGTGCTAGCATACGTGGCGATTTACTCTATAGGGTTGGGGCCCATCACGTGGGTGTACAGCTCAGAGATCTTACCGTTGCGGCTAAGGGCGCAAGGAGTGAGCATCGGAGTGGCGGTGAGTAGGTTGACAAGTGCGGCAATCTCCATGACCTTTCTCACCCTAAGCAAAGGGATCACCATTGGTGGGGCCTTCTTTCTCTATGCGTCGATCGCCACTTTGTCTTGgttcttcttttatttcatgCTACCAGAAACACAAGATAGAACCTTGGAGGGCATGGAGGGGTTGTTTGGTAATTTCGGGTGGAAGCTCACTAAATTTAGGAAGAAGAATGACGAAGTTACataa
- the LOC109012065 gene encoding uncharacterized protein LOC109012065, producing MNMNKEDRDELKKRKNNSHSRSPDLRNNNSPDQYILTTELQQEHDEEDDDLKLALTLFYRPPKRSVPVDQPLPPPPTSPPPPLTQSISLQVPHHLYAVPIVPFVPESSSSSTPLIMCGPEGGPSRPIRARRNQSRVLREGKSDTVIAPFPWATTRRATVYSLECLLSKQIDTITGFVQCKRCERQYEMGYNLEKTFNEVGHYIAENKNSMHDRAPSKWMNPVLPKCEFCGQENSAKPIISQKKKAINWLFLLLGQMLGCCTLEQLKYFCKHTKNHRTGAKDRVLYLTYLGLCKQLDLSGPFDR from the coding sequence ATGAACATGAATAAGGAAGACCGTGATGAACTaaagaagagaaagaacaaTAGCCATAGCCGTAGCCCAGATTTGAGAAACAACAATAGCCCAGATCAATACATACTCACAACCGAGCTTCAACAAGAGCACgacgaagaagatgatgatttgaAGCTTGCTCTTACTCTTTTTTATCGTCCTCCCAAGCGTTCTGTGCCGGTAGATCAGCCACTTCCTCCGCCGCCGACATCTCCCCCTCCGCCACTGACTCAATCAATATCACTTCAAGTACCCCACCATCTATACGCGGTGCCAATAGTACCATTCGTGCCGGAATCCTCGAGTTCAAGTACCCCCCTGATTATGTGCGGTCCAGAAGGCGGCCCCTCTCGCCCCATACGCGCTCGTCGAAACCAGTCACGGGTGCTGCGCGAGGGAAAGTCCGACACCGTCATAGCTCCGTTCCCGTGGGCCACAACACGTCGAGCCACGGTCTACAGTCTCGAATGCCTGCTGTCCAAGCAAATCGATACCATTACGGGCTTCGTCCAATGCAAGCGGTGCGAGCGTCAGTACGAGATGGGGTATAATCTGGAGAAAACGTTTAACGAAGTTGGGCATTATATCGCGGAGAACAAGAACAGCATGCATGACAGGGCGCCGAGCAAATGGATGAATCCGGTTCTTCCAAAGTGCGAGTTCTGCGGTCAAGAAAACAGCGCGAAGCCGATTATCTCGCAGAAGAAGAAGGCGATAAACTGGCTGTTTTTGCTTCTGGGACAAATGCTTGGTTGCTGCACGCTTGAGCAATTGAAGTATTTCTGCAAGCACACCAAGAATCACAGGACGGGTGCTAAGGATCGAGTTCTTTATCTCACTTATCTTGGATTATGTAAACAACTCGATCTTAGTGGACCTTTTGATCGATAA